The Henckelia pumila isolate YLH828 chromosome 2, ASM3356847v2, whole genome shotgun sequence genome includes a window with the following:
- the LOC140877449 gene encoding uncharacterized protein, with the protein MASEGSHDSRILIVASGRKFLPDSHKVSAFITDKFAKKQCMGGYTWRFVDTAMKAYYWGEFVKTYRWRPDHDAHIKDMWKSLVANQYRKTLCNWQTKLNPPLGVNLQVWNNWKEIWRSSEWQNKSDKAKKNRNTEPEGPGTGVVKHIEGSHCFIEHSIKMREELGRDASAYELFKTLHQKKDGTWVDARSKAVDDEMNARFLEASQHDADGGSTQNPTPDFQNEVYILAVGGAKKRKVYGIGSQAELLYPEAMSGRATRTRTNLSMEVAAAKAEAAAATSKVEELTKELTSLQKQVRYLMEHALIDPHSIHSSSFRDYDDDSTHP; encoded by the exons ATGGCTTCAGAAGGTTCCCATGATTCTAGGATCTTGATTGTTGCCTCGGGTAGAAA GTTTTTACCAGACAGCCATAAAGTTTCGGCATTTATCACTGACAAATTTGCTAAGAAACAATGCATGGGGGGTTACACGTGGCGATTTGTGGATACTGCGATGAAGGCTTACTACTGGGGCGAGTTTGTG AAAACATATCGTTGGCGTCCTGATCATGACGCTCATATTAAGGATATGTGGAAAAGTCTTGTAGCCAATCAGTATAGAAAAACACTTTGCAATTGGCAAACAAAGCTGAACCCCCCACTTGGGGTGAATCTCCAGGTTTGGAACAATTGGAAGGAAATCTGGAGGTCATCTGAGTGGCAGAATAAGTCCGATAAAGCGAAAAAGAATAGAAACACAGAGCCTGAAGGGCCCGGGACAGGGGTGGTTAAACACATTGAAGGTTCTCATTGCTTTATCGAACATTCAATTAAAATG CGTGAGGAGTTGGGCCGCGATGCAAGTGCTTATGAGTTATTCAAAACGCTGCATCAAAAAAAAGATGGCACGTGGGTTGATGCTAGGTCTAAGGCTGTTGAT GACGAGATGAATGCTCGGTTTCTTGAAGCATCACAACATGATGCTGATGGTGGGTCAACACAGAACCCAACTCCAGATTTTCAAAATGAAGTCTATATATTGGCTGTTGGTGGGGCTAAAAAGAGGAAAGTGTATGGTATTGGCTCGCAGGCTGAGCTTTTGTATCCAGAAGCTATGTCGGGACGTGCCACACGCACACGTACTAATTTATCTATGGAGGTGGCTGCCGCTAAAGCTGAAGCTGCCGCTGCGACTTCTAAAGTTGAGGAACTTACAAAGGAATTGACTAGTTTGCAGAAGCAGGTTCGTTACTTGATGGAGCACGCACTTATTGATCCTCATTCCATCCATTCTTCGAGTTTTCGTGATTATGATGATGATAGCACACATCCGTAG
- the LOC140882305 gene encoding uncharacterized protein encodes MQLVPHEIRREDSSETEPILLQPSCVQRLEESASSIAISVAVDSSVAADDISGLNVDEVISLVRPDQPQCRICLDIEGEELIAPCHCKGTQKYVHRSCLDNWRSTKEGFAFAHCTECRAKFILRANVPPDRWWLRLKFQFLVARDHLVIFVIVQLIVAFLGVLVYKFYGEELREMFGYEEHPYGFYIMAVLAIVLVGLLYGFFIAIICGQKINERHYHVLAKQELTKEYVVEDRESNKDVPGLDPSHVTELRMLGLY; translated from the exons ATGCAATTAGTCCCCCATGAGATTCGGAGGGAGGATAGCTCAGAAACAGAGCCCATTTTACTCCAGCCCAGCTGCGTGCAAAGATTGGAGGAATCGGCATCCTCCATTGCTATAAGCGTGGCTGTGGATTCTTCTGTAGCTGCTGATGATATATCTGGTCTTAATGTTGATGAGGTTATTTCTCTAGTGCGTCCGGATCAACCGCAATGTCGCATATGCCTTGATATCGAAG GAGAAGAATTAATTGCACCATGTCATTGTAAAGGCACCCAAAAGTATGTCCACAGATCATGTCTTGATAATTGGAGGTCAACAAAG GAGGGCTTTGCTTTTGCTCACTGTACAGAATGCAGGGCAAAGTTTATATTGCGTGCTAACGTCCCTCCCGATCGGTGGTGGTTGAGGTTAAAGTTTCAGTTTCTTGTTGCAAGGGATCACTTGGTCATTTTTGTTATTGTTCAGCTG ATTGTTGCATTCTTAGGTGTACTGGTATACAAATTTTATGGAGAAGAACTCCGGGAGATGTTTGGTTATGAAGAACACCCATATGGATTTTATATTATGGCAG TTCTGGCGATTGTGCTCGTGGGATTGCTTTATGGCTTCTTCATCGCAATAATTTGTGGACAGAAGATCAATGAGCGCCACTACCATGTGCTTGCCAAACAGGAATTGACAAAG GAATATGTGGTAGAAGACCGAGAATCCAATAAAGACGTACCTGGACTCGATCCTAGCCACGTGACCGAGCTAAGAATGTTGGGCCTCTATTAA